The Salvia splendens isolate huo1 chromosome 21, SspV2, whole genome shotgun sequence genome includes a window with the following:
- the LOC121784411 gene encoding BTB/POZ domain-containing protein NPY1-like, giving the protein MITRDKKYVLNSDEIRLADFPGCPNAFEICAKFCYGVTVTLNPYNVVAARCAAEYLEMSEDFDRGNLILKIDIFLNSSVLRNWKDSIIVLQTSKSLLPWSENLKIVSRCIDSIASKTSVDPSLVTWSYTYDRRLATSDQIIRSGLKLSERMESVPRDWWIEDICELDIDMYKRVMLAIKSKGRMDGGMIGKALKAYAMRWLPDSVDAVVSEVHINRNKSLVETIICLLTSDKGISCACSFLLKLLKVAILIEADDSSREELIKNISSKLDDASVSDLLIPARPPQSTIYDIELVQRLVDLFVENEMSKKDKTMTEKNGSDFVLGHGSWLKVGKIIDSYLASVACDVNLTVSSFIKLSKSVPEMARPIHNRLYGAIDIFLKEHSGIKKSEKKSLCGLMDVKKLTTDATMHAAQNEQLPLRVVVQVLFFEQARAAAATHAFSNSNEVQTVPTNCKSLSNQMDELKVKEEESVKNGKLVKRGSKNRVSGAQLLPSRSRRIFERLWIAGKGLPNGDNKSPETSGSSQSPTSMIRGETKSSGLSKRHRRHSIS; this is encoded by the exons ATGATCACTAGA GACAAGAAATATGTGCTAAATTCTGATGAAATCCGCTTGGCTGATTTCCCCGGTTGCCCTAATGCATTCGAAATATGTGCTAAATTCTGTTATGGCGTGACAGTGACTCTCAACCCCTACAACGTTGTTGCTGCACGCTGTGCAGCAGAGTATCTTGAAATGTCTGAGGATTTCGACAGAGGAAACCTGATCCTAAAGATCGACATATTCCTCAACTCCAGTGTTCTACGCAACTGGAAAGATTCCATCATCGTCCTACAGACCTCCAAGTCTCTCCTCCCATGGTCTGAGAATTTGAAGATAGTCAGTAGGTGCATTGATTCAATAGCATCCAAAACCTCCGTGGATCCTTCACTGGTCACCTGGTCTTACACATACGACAGAAGACTGGCGACATCAGACCAAATCATCCGCAGTGGGCTGAAGTTATCTGAGAGGATGGAGTCTGTCCCTAGAGATTGGTGGATCGAAGATATCTGTGAGCTGGACATTGACATGTACAAGAGAGTCATGCTCGCGATAAAATCCAAAGGTAGAATGGACGGAGGCATGATTGGGAAGGCGTTGAAGGCTTATGCCATGAGATGGCTGCCAGATTCTGTCGATGCAGTGGTGTCTGAAGTTCATATCAACAGAAACAAATCTTTAGTCGAAACTATAATCTGCTTGCTTACTTCGGATAAAGGAATCAGCTGTGCCTGCAGTTTCTTACTGAAACTACTCAAAGTTGCTATTCTCATAGAAGCTGAtgattcatcaagagaagaGCTGATAAAGAACATCAGTTCAAAACTAGACGATGCTTCAGTCAGTGATCTCTTGATCCCGGCAAGGCCTCCTCAGTCAACCATCTACGACATTGAACTTGTTCAACGCCTTGTGGATTTGTTTGTGGAGAATGAGATGAGTAAGAAGGATAAGACTATGACTGAGAAGAATgggagtgattttgttttaggGCATGGATCTTGGTTAAAAGTTGGGAAGATCATAGACAGTTATCTTGCATCAGTTGCTTGTGACGTGAATCTCACCGTGTCCAGTTTCATCAAGCTGTCCAAGTCAGTTCCTGAGATGGCTAGACCGATTCACAACAGATTGTACGGTGCCATTGACATCTTTCTGAAG GAGCATAGTGGAATAAAAAAATCTGAGAAGAAGAGCTTGTGTGGGCTAATGGATGTGAAGAAATTGACGACGGACGCCACCATGCATGCGGCTCAGAACGAGCAGCTACCACTTCGCGTTGTGGTGCAAGTTCTGTTCTTCGAGCAGGCAAGGGCAGCAGCGGCTACTCACGCCTTCAGCAACAGCAACGAGGTGCAAACGGTGCCTACAAACTGCAAATCCCTGAGCAAtcagatggatgagctgaaagTGAAAGAAGAGGAATCAGTGAAAAATGGAAAGCTTGTCAAGAGAGGTAGCAAGAACAGAGTATCTGGCGCGCAGCTGCTGCCATCACGTTCGAGGAGAATATTTGAAAGGCTGTGGATTGCGGGGAAAGGGCTGCCCAACGGAGATAACAAGAGCCCCGAAACTTCGGGGAGTTCTCAGAGCCCGACTTCTATGATCAGAGGAGAAACAAAGTCGTCTGGCTTGTCAAAGAGGCATCGGAGGCACTCGATTTCTTGA
- the LOC121783917 gene encoding phospholipase D Z-like isoform X1 has translation MRAFAVALSVFLCVLIIYGPTLRVQSSLSDNTQCKVWLVQSIPSDMPHLAPVPGLLRTADVFRWMAGNSSRSLDIIAQYWQLIAHPDDPRSGDYGYSKDDMLRFGANEGYEVYRALDNAADRNISMRFLQHSGFYPDYTQEASALAAGRPNVENVTLLLKDWWGSGIVHAKVWISDSRDVYIGSANNDWKSLTQVKEVGVYLAGCPRIVKKVEIYFENLWKLAHLNSSLYTKLVTDQQWQTVRKVPCWSYFLEPKDRCRSPLPKYVKIEHTLGYPSLSDPDTFHISIETPATNNSASQHQPSYLSFAPPELLFDKYQSDEQAWIDTIKSVGDGETVRISTMDWLGQSAYMSQTVYWASLSSAISEVVYSKHATVKLLVAYWAHFIDNTDMYLKSLLYTNNLCSSSKYNSCHGKVEIKYFIVPGFNRTGPAKSSNGTATGNMYPGFTRVNHGKYAVSDVRGHIGTSNLVWDYFYADAGLSFGTYNLGIVSQLQQIFDADWDSPYAVPVEPLVSS, from the exons atGAGAGCTTTTGCCGTAGCTTTATCTGTGTTCCTCTGTGTTTTGATTATATACGGCCCCACCTTAAGAGTTCAATCCTCTTTGTCTGATAACACGCAATGCAAAGTATGGCTGGTTCAATCCATCCCCAGCGACATGCCCCACCTCGCTCCCGTTCCCGGCCTTCTTCGTACCG CTGATGTATTCCGATGGATGGCTGGGAATTCGTCGAGGAGCCTTGACATAATTGCGCAATACTGGCAGTTGATAGCTCATCCAGACGATCCTCGTTCAGGGGACTACGGATATTCAAAAGATGACATGTTGAGATTTGGGGCTAACGAAGGATATGAAGTTTATCGAGCATTAGATAATGCAGCTGATCGCAACATTAGCATGAG ATTTTTACAGCACTCTGGATTCTATCCTGACTATACACAGGAAGCATCCGCCCTCGCAGCAGGGAGACCAAATGTGGAGAATGTCACCTTGTTACTGAAGGACTGGTGGGGGTCTGGTATCGTCCATGCTAAGGTTTGGATATCGGATAGTCGAGACGTGTACATTGGATCGGCAAACAATGACTGGAAATCTCTCACTCAG GTGAAGGAAGTTGGGGTTTATCTTGCTGGCTGTCCAAGAATTGTGAAGAAGGTTGAGATTTACTTTGAAAACTTGTGGAAACTAGCCCATCTCAACTCTTCACTTTACACAAAACTTGTCACTGATCAGCAATGGCAGACCGTTAGAAAAGTTCCTTGCTGGTCGTATTTCCTTGAACCGAAAGATAGATGCAG ATCACCTCTTCCCAAATACGTGAAGATCGAACATACATTAGGCTATCCATCGCTTTCAGACCCTGACACGTTCCACATTTCCATCGAAACTCCTGCAACAAACAATTCAGCATCACAGCATCAACCCTCCTACCTGTCTTTCGCTCCACCAGAG CTATTGTTCGACAAGTATCAGTCAGACGAGCAGGCCTGGATTGACACTATCAAATCAGTCGGAGATGGAGAAACTGTAAGAATAAGCACCATGGATTGGCTTGGTCAATCTGCATACATGTCACAGACAGTGTATTGGGCTTCCCTGTCTTCAGCTATATCCGAG GTTGTTTACAGCAAGCATGCCACCGTGAAGTTGCTGGTCGCGTACTGGGCTCACTTCATTGACAACACAGACATGTACCTGAAGTCACTGCTCTACACGAACAACCTATGTTCGTCTTCCAAGTACAACAGCTGCCATGGAAAAGTCGAGATCAAGTACTTCATCGTTCCAGGTTTCAACCGGACCGGGCCTGCCAAGAGCAGCAATGGCACGGCCACTGGGAACATGTATCCGGGCTTCACAAGAGTGAACCATGGGAAGTATGCTGTGAGCGATGTACGAGGCCATATTGGGACGAGCAATCTCGTGTGGGACTACTTCTATGCGGATGCAGGGCTCAGTTTCGGAACCTATAACCTTGGCATTGTGTCTCAGCTGCAACAAATCTTTGATGCTGATTGGGATTCACCCTATGCAGTGCCTGTTGAGCCATTGGTGTCTTCTTAA
- the LOC121783917 gene encoding phospholipase D Z-like isoform X2, which produces MPHLAPVPGLLRTADVFRWMAGNSSRSLDIIAQYWQLIAHPDDPRSGDYGYSKDDMLRFGANEGYEVYRALDNAADRNISMRFLQHSGFYPDYTQEASALAAGRPNVENVTLLLKDWWGSGIVHAKVWISDSRDVYIGSANNDWKSLTQVKEVGVYLAGCPRIVKKVEIYFENLWKLAHLNSSLYTKLVTDQQWQTVRKVPCWSYFLEPKDRCRSPLPKYVKIEHTLGYPSLSDPDTFHISIETPATNNSASQHQPSYLSFAPPELLFDKYQSDEQAWIDTIKSVGDGETVRISTMDWLGQSAYMSQTVYWASLSSAISEVVYSKHATVKLLVAYWAHFIDNTDMYLKSLLYTNNLCSSSKYNSCHGKVEIKYFIVPGFNRTGPAKSSNGTATGNMYPGFTRVNHGKYAVSDVRGHIGTSNLVWDYFYADAGLSFGTYNLGIVSQLQQIFDADWDSPYAVPVEPLVSS; this is translated from the exons ATGCCCCACCTCGCTCCCGTTCCCGGCCTTCTTCGTACCG CTGATGTATTCCGATGGATGGCTGGGAATTCGTCGAGGAGCCTTGACATAATTGCGCAATACTGGCAGTTGATAGCTCATCCAGACGATCCTCGTTCAGGGGACTACGGATATTCAAAAGATGACATGTTGAGATTTGGGGCTAACGAAGGATATGAAGTTTATCGAGCATTAGATAATGCAGCTGATCGCAACATTAGCATGAG ATTTTTACAGCACTCTGGATTCTATCCTGACTATACACAGGAAGCATCCGCCCTCGCAGCAGGGAGACCAAATGTGGAGAATGTCACCTTGTTACTGAAGGACTGGTGGGGGTCTGGTATCGTCCATGCTAAGGTTTGGATATCGGATAGTCGAGACGTGTACATTGGATCGGCAAACAATGACTGGAAATCTCTCACTCAG GTGAAGGAAGTTGGGGTTTATCTTGCTGGCTGTCCAAGAATTGTGAAGAAGGTTGAGATTTACTTTGAAAACTTGTGGAAACTAGCCCATCTCAACTCTTCACTTTACACAAAACTTGTCACTGATCAGCAATGGCAGACCGTTAGAAAAGTTCCTTGCTGGTCGTATTTCCTTGAACCGAAAGATAGATGCAG ATCACCTCTTCCCAAATACGTGAAGATCGAACATACATTAGGCTATCCATCGCTTTCAGACCCTGACACGTTCCACATTTCCATCGAAACTCCTGCAACAAACAATTCAGCATCACAGCATCAACCCTCCTACCTGTCTTTCGCTCCACCAGAG CTATTGTTCGACAAGTATCAGTCAGACGAGCAGGCCTGGATTGACACTATCAAATCAGTCGGAGATGGAGAAACTGTAAGAATAAGCACCATGGATTGGCTTGGTCAATCTGCATACATGTCACAGACAGTGTATTGGGCTTCCCTGTCTTCAGCTATATCCGAG GTTGTTTACAGCAAGCATGCCACCGTGAAGTTGCTGGTCGCGTACTGGGCTCACTTCATTGACAACACAGACATGTACCTGAAGTCACTGCTCTACACGAACAACCTATGTTCGTCTTCCAAGTACAACAGCTGCCATGGAAAAGTCGAGATCAAGTACTTCATCGTTCCAGGTTTCAACCGGACCGGGCCTGCCAAGAGCAGCAATGGCACGGCCACTGGGAACATGTATCCGGGCTTCACAAGAGTGAACCATGGGAAGTATGCTGTGAGCGATGTACGAGGCCATATTGGGACGAGCAATCTCGTGTGGGACTACTTCTATGCGGATGCAGGGCTCAGTTTCGGAACCTATAACCTTGGCATTGTGTCTCAGCTGCAACAAATCTTTGATGCTGATTGGGATTCACCCTATGCAGTGCCTGTTGAGCCATTGGTGTCTTCTTAA
- the LOC121783915 gene encoding premnaspirodiene oxygenase-like gives MDSILGLSWNLAALSLILPIAIFFIRTKTRSKPASTNWPPGPKTLPVIGNMHLLSALAFRSISDLTKQYGPLMRLKLGEVDTIVVSSRDLAREMLKQHDPCYADRPDSIGIKVLWYNYRDIAFSPYGDYWRQMRKICIMELLSPRSVRSFASIRRDEVSNLISSIRTSAAIGEPVNISESIFSMMSSVTCRAAFGKVSKDKDTLIKILRDGIQMAGGFEIADFFPSSLLINTFSWTKIRLLMMRHKLDLILDDLIRQHQLSLAKIGSGSEEGDRARKGNGEFGNEDIVDVLLRLQETGELQFPIRKEDIKAVVYDMFSAGTETSSTAMDWAMAELMRNPGAMAKAQAEVRRVFNDTTIMVMGDNDPNLKYLKLVIREALRMHPPVPILPRASREERVIDGYVIPANVKVLVNNWGMQRDPAYWTNPDSFEPERFEECSKEFLGADFDFLPFGAGKRMCPGITFAMASVELVLAQLLYHFDWKLPNGAQPESMDMIENPGVTASRRDSLFAIPTPYKNSA, from the exons ctctCATCCTCCCCATCGCCATCTTCttcatccgaaccaaaacccgcTCCAAACCCGCCTCCACCAACTGGCCCCCCGGCCCCAAAACCCTACCCGTTATCGGCAACATGCACCTCCTCTCCGCCCTCGCCTTCCGCTCCATCTCTGACCTCACCAAACAATACGGCCCCCTCATGCGCCTCAAGCTCGGCGAAGTCGACACCATCGTCGTCTCCTCCCGCGACCTCGCCCGCGAAATGCTCAAGCAGCACGACCCCTGCTACGCCGACCGCCCCGACTCCATCGGCATCAAGGTCCTATGGTACAACTACCGCGACATCGCCTTCAGCCCCTACGGCGACTACTGGCGCCAGATGCGCAAAATCTGCATCATGGAGCTCCTCAGCCCGAGAAGCGTCCGCTCCTTCGCCTCCATTCGTAGAGATGAGGTTTCTAATTTGATCTCTTCCATCCGCACATCCGCCGCCATCGGTGAGCCGGTCAACATTAGCGAGAGCATTTTCTCCATGATGAGCTCCGTCACTTGCCGCGCCGCCTTCGGGAAGGTGTCCAAGGATAAGGATACCTTGATTAAGATACTGAGGGATGGGATTCAGATGGCTGGTGGTTTTGAGATTGCTGATTTCTTTCCTTCGTCGTTGCTCATCAACACCTTTAGTTGGACTAAGATCAGGCTCCTGATGATGCGACATAAGCTCGATTTGATTCTCGACGATCTCATCCGCCAGCACCAGCTCAGTCTGGCGAAGATCGGCAGCGGGAGTGAGGAGGGAGATAGAGCGAGGAAAGGCAATGGCGAGTTCGGGAACGAAGACATCGTTGATGTTCTCCTCAGGCTTCAGGAAACTGGAGAGCTCCAGTTTCCTATTCGGAAAGAGGATATAAAAGCAGTTGTCTAT GACATGTTTTCTGCGGGAACAGAGACGTCATCGACAGCGATGGACTGGGCGATGGCGGAGCTGATGAGGAACCCTGGGGCGATGGCCAAGGCGCAGGCGGAAGTGCGACGAGTGTTCAACGACACCACCATCATGGTCATGGGAGACAACGATCCGAATTTGAAATATCTAAAACTGGTGATTAGGGAAGCGCTGAGGATGCACCCTCCGGTTCCAATCCTACCTAGAGCGTCGCGGGAGGAGCGTGTGATCGATGGCTATGTGATCCCGGCTAATGTAAAGGTGCTTGTCAACAACTGGGGGATGCAGAGGGATCCGGCGTACTGGACCAACCCGGACAGCTTCGAACCAGAGAGGTTCGAGGAGTGTTCGAAGGAGTTTCTAGGAGCGGACTTCGACTTCCTGCCCTTCGGAGCAGGGAAAAGAATGTGCCCTGGAATCACATTTGCAATGGCCAGTGTTGAGCTTGTTTTGGCTCAGCTTCTCTATCACTTTGACTGGAAGCTTCCAAACGGAGCTCAGCCGGAATCAATGGACATGATTGAGAATCCCGGAGTCACTGCTTCGAGAAGGGATAGCCTTTTTGCGATACCAACTCCATACAAAAACTCGGCCTAA